One stretch of Lacrimispora sphenoides DNA includes these proteins:
- a CDS encoding transketolase, giving the protein MRRKKSMQYNKKAKELRAEILKMLFACQSGHPGGSLSCVEILMALYYEVMNVDPKDPDKSDRDRLVLSKGHACPALYAVLADLGYFPKEDLAGLRQINSHLQGHPDCTKTPGVDMNTGSLGQGASLAMGLALAAKHGDASYNVYAVLGDGECQEGLVWEAAMAAAHFKLDNLTFLLDYNKLQIDGCNAEVMSLGDIVKKYEAFGFECFEVDGHDISAITAALKVLVTGKPKFICCNTIKGKGVSFMENQYGWHGRPMNAEEFAQAMKEQEVE; this is encoded by the coding sequence ATAAGGAGGAAAAAAAGTATGCAATACAATAAGAAAGCAAAAGAACTGCGAGCAGAAATTCTTAAAATGTTATTTGCCTGTCAGTCCGGGCATCCAGGAGGATCCTTATCCTGCGTTGAGATACTGATGGCACTCTATTATGAGGTGATGAATGTGGACCCAAAGGATCCGGATAAATCGGACAGGGACCGTCTGGTATTGAGCAAAGGCCATGCATGCCCTGCTTTGTATGCGGTATTGGCGGATTTAGGGTATTTTCCCAAGGAAGATTTAGCAGGCTTAAGACAGATTAACAGCCATCTGCAAGGACATCCGGATTGTACAAAGACTCCGGGAGTCGATATGAATACCGGTTCTCTGGGCCAGGGGGCATCTCTGGCAATGGGCTTGGCTCTAGCTGCTAAACATGGGGATGCATCCTATAACGTGTATGCAGTCCTTGGGGATGGGGAGTGTCAGGAAGGGCTTGTATGGGAGGCGGCCATGGCGGCGGCTCATTTTAAGCTTGATAATCTTACGTTTCTGCTGGATTATAATAAGCTGCAGATTGACGGATGCAATGCAGAAGTCATGAGCCTTGGAGACATTGTGAAAAAATATGAAGCTTTCGGATTTGAATGCTTCGAAGTAGACGGACACGATATTTCTGCCATAACAGCAGCCTTAAAGGTACTGGTAACAGGTAAGCCGAAGTTTATCTGCTGTAATACCATAAAGGGAAAAGGAGTCTCCTTTATGGAAAACCAGTATGGTTGGCACGGAAGACCAATGAATGCAGAAGAATTTGCCCAGGCAATGAAAGAGCAGGAGGTAGAGTAA
- a CDS encoding sulfurtransferase TusA family protein, translating to MADFDINETLDITDVVCPVTFVKVKVALEELDEGQILSIRLNDGEPVQNVPRSVKEEGHQILRLTENEDGTYNLIVRKAGE from the coding sequence ATGGCTGATTTTGATATAAATGAGACACTGGATATCACAGACGTTGTCTGTCCGGTCACCTTTGTCAAAGTAAAAGTGGCACTTGAGGAGTTAGACGAAGGACAAATCCTGTCCATTCGTTTAAACGACGGCGAACCGGTGCAAAATGTTCCCCGCAGTGTAAAAGAAGAGGGACATCAAATTTTGCGTCTGACAGAAAATGAAGACGGAACCTATAACCTGATCGTGCGAAAGGCTGGAGAATAG
- a CDS encoding metal-sensing transcriptional repressor — translation MRQCMDADNLHRRLNKIMGQIKAIDKMIDEDISCEDILIQVNAAKSALHKVGQVILEGHLNHCVREGIEHGDADKTIEEFAKAIEHFSRMS, via the coding sequence ATGCGCCAGTGTATGGATGCAGATAATCTGCATCGTCGGTTAAATAAGATCATGGGTCAAATCAAGGCGATCGATAAAATGATAGACGAGGACATTTCATGTGAGGATATACTCATTCAGGTCAATGCGGCTAAAAGCGCTTTGCATAAGGTCGGACAAGTGATTCTGGAAGGACACTTAAATCATTGTGTAAGAGAAGGGATCGAACATGGGGACGCCGATAAAACGATAGAAGAATTTGCAAAGGCCATTGAGCACTTTTCTCGTATGAGCTAA
- a CDS encoding cytosine permease, translating into MEQKNQSQQADTEYSRCAVPLSERKSYFSLTIIWTGFVFVITSMMAGGGLAAGLDFKGIIIATLGGNIFLSIIAVLISIIACKTGLTFALLTRYSFGSSGSKAASIFVPVVNFGWYTIQAATYGHFVAQVFHFGWVGEGICMAASAIVMGIFAMFGIQAIAILGYIAIPAIVFLSIATAIRSLGVMGGAEALFTYIPSENMPLFSGITAVIGTWVLSTATCIADIMRYAKDTKTAVSATLTGLLGGNILMIICGAIAAIAMQNSDLTVILLSFGLVIPSLILMTTNIFTTNAANLYSTSLNLSNAFKMERKKMLAILLALSAIATLTRPYEVGFLFSFLNILGTIVPPLSGIILADYFLVHKGRYEEFDKASFSKWNPVPWITWAVCIVAVYIIPFGLPSLNGMILGGIIYTVLMAVTNKQAAGNLAEEA; encoded by the coding sequence ATGGAGCAGAAAAATCAAAGTCAACAGGCTGACACAGAATATTCCCGCTGCGCCGTGCCATTAAGTGAGCGGAAGAGCTATTTCAGTCTTACAATTATTTGGACAGGATTTGTATTTGTTATTACCAGCATGATGGCAGGAGGGGGTCTTGCAGCCGGACTGGATTTTAAGGGGATTATCATTGCTACGTTGGGGGGCAATATCTTCTTAAGCATCATTGCTGTATTGATCAGTATTATTGCATGCAAAACAGGGCTTACGTTTGCCCTGCTCACCCGCTATAGTTTTGGTTCCAGCGGTTCCAAGGCTGCATCAATTTTTGTACCGGTAGTGAATTTTGGCTGGTATACCATTCAGGCAGCTACTTACGGCCACTTTGTAGCTCAGGTATTCCATTTTGGCTGGGTAGGGGAAGGAATCTGTATGGCTGCCAGTGCCATTGTCATGGGAATTTTCGCTATGTTTGGTATACAGGCAATTGCCATCTTAGGATACATAGCCATCCCGGCAATTGTATTCCTGTCCATTGCCACTGCCATTCGTTCTCTGGGTGTTATGGGCGGTGCAGAGGCTCTGTTTACCTATATTCCAAGTGAAAATATGCCCCTGTTTTCAGGAATTACAGCCGTTATCGGAACATGGGTGCTTTCTACTGCCACCTGTATTGCAGATATCATGCGTTATGCCAAGGATACGAAGACAGCCGTATCTGCAACTCTTACAGGCCTTTTAGGCGGCAACATCCTCATGATCATCTGCGGCGCAATTGCAGCTATTGCTATGCAGAACAGTGACTTGACCGTTATTCTCTTAAGCTTTGGGCTGGTGATTCCCAGCTTAATTCTTATGACCACCAACATTTTTACAACCAATGCCGCAAACCTTTATTCTACCTCCTTAAATCTATCCAATGCATTTAAGATGGAAAGAAAGAAAATGCTGGCAATTCTTCTGGCTCTTTCTGCGATTGCAACCCTTACAAGGCCATATGAGGTCGGTTTCCTGTTCAGTTTCTTAAATATACTTGGAACAATTGTTCCGCCGTTATCCGGAATTATCCTTGCTGACTATTTCCTGGTTCACAAGGGACGGTACGAAGAATTTGACAAAGCCTCCTTCTCCAAATGGAATCCGGTTCCCTGGATTACCTGGGCTGTTTGTATCGTTGCGGTATACATCATTCCCTTCGGACTTCCGTCGCTGAACGGAATGATACTGGGAGGCATTATTTATACGGTATTGATGGCTGTAACCAACAAGCAGGCGGCCGGTAATCTGGCTGAAGAAGCGTAG
- the fsa gene encoding fructose-6-phosphate aldolase, which translates to MKFYIDTANTEDIRKANEMGIICGVTTNPSLIAKEGRDFKEVIKKITAMVEGPISGEVKATTVEAKGMILEGREIAAIHPNMVVKIPMTTEGLKAVKVLNEEGIKTNVTLVFSAAQAILAARAGASYVSPFLGRLDDISMKGIILIEEITEIFKRHQITTEIIAASVRNPIHVIDCAKAGADIATVPYKLLEQMVNHPLTTQGIAKFQADYKAVFGEE; encoded by the coding sequence ATGAAATTTTATATTGATACGGCCAATACTGAAGATATTAGGAAAGCAAATGAAATGGGAATCATCTGCGGAGTGACCACCAATCCGTCCCTGATTGCAAAAGAAGGAAGAGATTTTAAAGAGGTTATTAAGAAAATCACTGCGATGGTGGAAGGGCCTATTAGTGGAGAAGTGAAGGCGACTACCGTTGAGGCCAAAGGGATGATACTGGAAGGTAGGGAAATCGCAGCAATCCATCCCAATATGGTTGTTAAAATACCGATGACAACAGAGGGACTGAAAGCTGTCAAGGTTTTAAATGAAGAAGGAATAAAGACCAATGTAACACTGGTATTTTCTGCTGCACAGGCAATTTTGGCTGCTCGAGCAGGAGCTTCCTATGTTTCGCCGTTTTTAGGGCGTCTTGATGACATTTCCATGAAAGGAATTATTCTCATTGAAGAAATAACAGAGATTTTTAAAAGGCATCAGATAACAACAGAAATCATTGCTGCCAGCGTTCGCAATCCTATTCACGTAATTGATTGCGCCAAAGCTGGTGCTGATATTGCAACTGTTCCATACAAGTTATTGGAACAGATGGTAAATCACCCGCTTACCACTCAGGGGATTGCTAAATTCCAAGCTGATTATAAGGCAGTATTTGGAGAAGAATAA
- a CDS encoding cupin yields the protein MDIAVYEFGGEGMQRVFENEKWTVGIKNWKPANDVTGIDCLERHNKTDELFVLVEGACTLAYANESEKGLEFGVVNMQPNKVYNIPATLWHNTITQKDTKMILIEDSNTSMNNSDILELAEEQIAKIRNLA from the coding sequence ATGGACATCGCCGTTTACGAGTTTGGGGGCGAAGGAATGCAGAGAGTATTTGAGAATGAAAAATGGACCGTTGGCATCAAAAATTGGAAACCGGCCAATGATGTCACAGGAATTGACTGCCTGGAGAGGCATAATAAAACGGATGAGCTTTTTGTGCTAGTAGAAGGAGCGTGCACTCTTGCTTATGCCAATGAATCAGAAAAAGGACTGGAATTTGGTGTGGTTAACATGCAGCCTAATAAGGTATATAACATTCCGGCAACCTTGTGGCATAATACCATCACCCAGAAGGATACTAAAATGATTTTAATTGAAGATTCCAATACTTCTATGAATAACAGTGATATTTTAGAGCTGGCTGAAGAACAAATCGCTAAGATAAGAAATCTGGCCTAG
- a CDS encoding 4Fe-4S binding protein: MAVNYKELKNGGFMRQVQKNHFSLRLKVVGGNLTAAQLAVIAAISQKYGDGHVHLTSRQGIEIPFIKLENVDTVKAELEDGGVNTGVCGPRVRTVTACQGNAICPSGCIDTYPLAVEISDRYFGRELPHKFKFGVTGCMNNCLKAEENDLGIKGGYTVEWIQEACTLCNVCTKACREGALTQADGKILLDRDKCSNCGRCVKSCPFDAWKGEPGYLVSFGGTFGNLIAKGQQFLPIIRDKETLFRVTDAALDFFNRNAKPSERFRVAIERTGWDEFKREMEAAYNG; this comes from the coding sequence ATGGCGGTTAACTATAAAGAATTGAAAAACGGCGGATTTATGCGGCAAGTGCAGAAAAACCATTTCTCCTTGCGGCTAAAGGTTGTGGGCGGCAATCTGACAGCTGCTCAGCTGGCAGTGATTGCCGCAATCAGCCAGAAATACGGGGATGGGCATGTCCATCTTACATCCCGTCAAGGCATAGAGATTCCTTTTATTAAGCTGGAGAATGTGGATACAGTCAAAGCGGAGCTGGAAGATGGCGGCGTGAACACCGGCGTGTGCGGTCCCCGCGTGAGAACCGTTACAGCCTGTCAAGGCAACGCCATTTGCCCATCTGGCTGCATTGATACTTATCCTCTTGCGGTAGAAATTTCAGACCGCTATTTTGGACGGGAACTGCCTCATAAGTTCAAGTTTGGGGTGACCGGCTGTATGAACAATTGCCTCAAAGCAGAGGAAAATGATCTGGGCATAAAGGGCGGCTATACAGTGGAATGGATTCAAGAGGCTTGCACCCTATGCAATGTATGTACCAAAGCCTGTCGGGAAGGCGCTCTCACCCAAGCAGACGGCAAAATTCTCCTGGATCGTGATAAATGCAGCAACTGCGGCCGCTGCGTCAAATCCTGTCCCTTTGACGCCTGGAAAGGCGAGCCGGGATATCTGGTTTCCTTTGGGGGGACCTTCGGCAACCTGATTGCCAAGGGACAACAATTTTTGCCCATCATCCGCGATAAGGAAACCTTATTCCGTGTAACTGATGCGGCACTTGATTTTTTCAACAGGAATGCAAAACCCAGCGAACGATTCCGGGTTGCCATTGAACGCACTGGCTGGGACGAATTTAAACGCGAAATGGAGGCTGCTTATAATGGCTGA
- a CDS encoding carbohydrate ABC transporter permease, with protein MKKQSDIKQILCVYLPLIAMLIFILFPFYWTLVTSLKSQDELYGMVVTYLPRSITFESYRKLFTTTVNFLAAIKNSFVVAATTTLVSLTASTLAAYAFSRYQFAGRKLLMCTFLCNNMFPTVLLLIPLYSIMRKMGLLFTPASLVLSYTTFTIPFSVWLLLGFLNDLPMSLEEAALVDGCNRGIAFMKIILPILGPCLVATGVYIFMTSWNEYTFAVMFTNTETRTIPVALKSLIGQLGVQWDLLTAGGIITIIPVCIMFFFAQKRLVEGLTAGAVKG; from the coding sequence ATGAAGAAACAATCTGATATAAAACAAATTCTATGCGTGTATCTGCCGCTGATTGCAATGCTTATCTTTATTTTATTCCCGTTCTATTGGACACTTGTCACATCCTTGAAGTCCCAGGATGAACTGTACGGGATGGTGGTTACCTACCTGCCCAGATCCATCACTTTTGAATCCTACCGAAAGCTTTTTACCACTACGGTTAATTTCCTGGCAGCTATAAAGAACAGCTTTGTGGTGGCTGCAACAACGACTCTTGTATCCTTGACTGCATCCACGCTTGCGGCTTATGCCTTTTCCAGATACCAGTTTGCTGGCAGAAAACTTCTCATGTGCACGTTCCTTTGCAACAATATGTTTCCTACGGTATTGCTGCTGATTCCGCTGTATTCCATTATGCGTAAGATGGGACTTTTGTTCACGCCTGCTTCCCTTGTACTATCTTATACCACCTTTACAATTCCGTTTTCCGTATGGCTGTTGTTAGGATTCTTAAATGACCTTCCCATGTCACTTGAAGAAGCAGCCTTGGTAGATGGCTGCAACCGGGGCATTGCTTTTATGAAGATTATTCTTCCCATACTCGGACCTTGTCTGGTGGCCACAGGGGTTTATATTTTTATGACATCATGGAATGAATACACATTTGCTGTGATGTTTACCAATACAGAGACGCGTACCATCCCAGTCGCGTTAAAAAGCCTGATCGGACAATTAGGGGTACAGTGGGATTTACTGACAGCAGGAGGCATCATAACTATTATTCCGGTATGTATCATGTTCTTTTTTGCACAGAAGCGGTTAGTAGAAGGGTTAACAGCGGGAGCCGTAAAAGGCTGA
- a CDS encoding carbohydrate ABC transporter permease — MVKKRTIWPYVLVAPAVLIILCVVFIPVMNAILMSFQNYDLRRPKEIAFHGLTNYVSACKDPLFWGALIRTILWVVCGVGFQFLFGFILALLLNQEFFGRGIVRAVSMIPWVTPGVLIGLMWRWIYDGNFGVLNDLLLKLHIISDKIPFLSQVATAFPSVIVTIIWQGIPFFALMLLAALQGVSMEIYEASSIDGATALQKLFYITIPSIKNTIFVTALLRVIWVANSVDVIFNMTEGGPAYSTQTLSVYIFNKGNALNLGYASAMALLLAVLLLFAAIPYLKMNFKGEE, encoded by the coding sequence ATGGTTAAAAAACGGACCATATGGCCGTATGTACTGGTCGCTCCGGCAGTGCTTATCATTCTGTGCGTGGTGTTTATACCGGTTATGAATGCAATTCTTATGAGCTTTCAGAACTATGATCTTCGAAGACCTAAAGAGATTGCGTTTCATGGTTTAACTAATTATGTCTCTGCATGTAAGGATCCGCTGTTCTGGGGAGCTCTTATTCGAACCATTTTATGGGTGGTTTGCGGAGTTGGTTTTCAGTTTTTGTTCGGATTCATTCTGGCCCTTCTCTTAAATCAGGAGTTTTTTGGAAGAGGGATAGTGAGGGCGGTCAGTATGATACCCTGGGTTACGCCGGGAGTCTTGATCGGGTTGATGTGGAGATGGATTTATGATGGAAACTTTGGTGTTCTGAATGATCTGCTTTTAAAGCTTCATATTATTTCAGATAAGATTCCTTTTCTGTCCCAGGTGGCGACCGCATTTCCCAGTGTCATTGTAACCATCATCTGGCAAGGGATACCATTTTTTGCACTTATGCTTCTGGCAGCCCTGCAGGGCGTATCCATGGAAATATATGAAGCTTCCAGTATAGATGGAGCAACGGCGTTGCAGAAACTTTTTTATATAACCATTCCATCCATTAAAAACACGATTTTTGTTACAGCGCTGCTTCGTGTCATCTGGGTTGCCAATTCAGTGGATGTAATTTTTAACATGACAGAAGGCGGGCCTGCCTATTCCACCCAGACGCTCAGCGTTTACATATTCAACAAGGGGAATGCACTGAATCTGGGTTATGCATCTGCAATGGCGTTATTGCTGGCAGTACTGCTTTTGTTTGCCGCAATCCCGTACTTAAAAATGAACTTTAAAGGGGAGGAGTAA
- a CDS encoding transketolase family protein yields the protein MGKSLRVAYGESLVKLGAENEKVVVLDADLAHATQTCMFQEKYPERFYNMGIAEANMMCAAAGFANTGYIPFASTFALFGAGRAYEQIRNSICYTNANVKFGFSHSGLSVGEDGGSHQSFEDIALMREMPHMTIFVPCDPTETEKAVMAAAEINGPVYIRVARPVCKDITNLETPFIPGKANVMKEGNDVCLISCGLMIPQALKAAEELEKEGIHAAVVNMHTIKPIDKDIILKMNETCKGIVTIEEHSVIGGLGSAVAEVLAGHMGARFAALGIQDKFGKSGKPEELFETYGLTAEHVAEACRNILD from the coding sequence ATGGGGAAGTCACTGAGGGTTGCTTATGGAGAATCTCTTGTAAAGTTAGGTGCGGAGAATGAAAAGGTAGTGGTACTTGATGCAGATCTGGCACATGCCACCCAGACCTGTATGTTTCAGGAAAAGTATCCGGAGCGTTTCTATAACATGGGAATTGCAGAAGCAAATATGATGTGTGCTGCAGCGGGGTTTGCAAATACCGGATACATACCTTTTGCCAGTACCTTTGCATTATTTGGGGCAGGACGGGCCTATGAACAGATCCGTAATTCCATTTGCTATACCAATGCAAATGTGAAGTTCGGTTTTTCCCATTCCGGTCTTTCCGTAGGAGAAGATGGCGGAAGCCACCAATCCTTTGAAGATATTGCGCTTATGAGGGAAATGCCTCATATGACCATCTTTGTTCCCTGTGATCCGACGGAAACAGAGAAAGCCGTGATGGCTGCGGCTGAAATAAACGGTCCAGTATACATTCGGGTGGCAAGACCGGTTTGCAAGGATATTACAAACCTGGAGACGCCGTTTATACCGGGAAAAGCCAATGTAATGAAAGAAGGGAATGATGTCTGCCTCATATCCTGTGGTCTGATGATTCCTCAGGCATTAAAGGCAGCCGAAGAGCTTGAGAAGGAGGGCATTCATGCAGCGGTTGTGAATATGCATACCATCAAACCTATTGATAAAGACATCATTTTAAAAATGAATGAAACCTGCAAAGGCATAGTGACGATAGAGGAACATTCTGTGATCGGCGGGCTTGGATCAGCAGTAGCAGAGGTCCTGGCCGGACATATGGGAGCCAGATTTGCGGCACTGGGAATACAGGATAAGTTTGGCAAATCCGGAAAGCCGGAAGAACTTTTTGAAACTTATGGACTCACCGCCGAACATGTGGCGGAAGCATGCAGAAATATACTGGATTAA
- a CDS encoding GntR family transcriptional regulator — protein sequence MTKESKEPRPRRIQKTDLKTQVETELLHFIKQMDLSVNNKLPREEELSRMLGVSRITLRSVLDDLSSKGMIFRRHGRGTFINNSFFEMKVSFNPVMHFVDMIANSGYKPRVEMIRHDIIKADRDVANHLEMAEGGLVLICDKIFYADKQICAVTRDYIPYSYLNGVDMAELDIFVDSVFYFMYKTTGKKLEWDKVELNAVYSKDVELLNGLLERSGIPPKAFLLLKGMNYDEDGTAAVYAWEYVDTTILKYSQIRKRLLHYEEI from the coding sequence ATGACCAAAGAAAGCAAGGAGCCAAGACCACGGCGTATACAAAAAACAGATTTAAAAACACAGGTAGAAACAGAGCTGCTGCATTTCATCAAGCAGATGGATCTATCGGTGAATAATAAACTGCCCCGGGAAGAAGAACTGTCCAGAATGCTGGGAGTCAGCCGTATCACTCTGCGTAGCGTCCTGGATGACTTATCTTCAAAAGGAATGATATTCCGCAGACATGGAAGGGGAACCTTTATCAATAACAGCTTTTTTGAAATGAAAGTCAGCTTTAATCCCGTCATGCATTTTGTAGACATGATAGCTAACAGCGGCTATAAACCCAGAGTAGAAATGATCCGCCATGACATCATCAAGGCGGACAGGGATGTGGCCAACCACCTTGAAATGGCGGAAGGCGGCCTGGTTCTTATCTGTGACAAGATATTCTATGCTGATAAGCAGATATGCGCTGTCACAAGGGATTATATCCCATACTCCTATCTCAATGGAGTGGATATGGCTGAGCTGGACATTTTTGTTGATTCCGTGTTTTACTTTATGTATAAGACCACAGGAAAAAAGCTGGAGTGGGATAAAGTAGAACTGAATGCTGTATACAGTAAGGACGTGGAACTGTTAAATGGACTTCTGGAACGGTCTGGCATCCCTCCAAAGGCATTTCTCCTTCTAAAGGGCATGAATTATGACGAGGATGGCACGGCCGCTGTATATGCCTGGGAATATGTGGACACCACCATATTAAAATATAGCCAAATACGCAAGAGGCTTCTGCACTATGAGGAAATTTAG
- a CDS encoding heavy metal translocating P-type ATPase — protein MLIFFKDSEKRTILFLCLSAISLLVSFFDIGSLPVNAAWVAILLCGIPIVKGAIAGLVTELDIKADVLVSIALLASVMIGEIFAAGEVAFIMTIGAFLEERTVAKARAGIEKLVHLTPATARVILNGEEITLPAGQVNVNDILRVLAGETIPVDGIIMKGQTSVDQSVMTGESLPVDKGEGDEVKSGTVNQFGTFDMQAQKVGENSSLQRMIHLVESADAGKAKIVGIADRWATWIVVIALAAAAITWVATGEIIRSVTILVVFCPCALVLATPTAIMAGIGNATKYGILVSQGDALERLANVTRIAFDKTGTITYGKPAVVKVQSCSSMMTDEQLFQVAAALELRSEHPLGKAIVASYKDTYGKLPADPDSFQLLAGRGVSALVDGHPFFAGNEALVRANGLTIPDSLLESGEYLKSEGSTIIYAMNEENVFGLIALSDTIRPDAAEVVKAIAAAGVNTVLLTGDSPQAADHIAKIAGISDIQSDCLPEDKLNAIRRFQENGELVCMVGDGINDAPALKTAQVGIAMGGIGSDIAIEAADIALVGDDIRQIPHLLMLSKKIMHTINLNLAASMILNFVAIALAITGILNPVVGALVHNVGSVAVIINSSLLLKWREK, from the coding sequence TTGTTAATATTTTTCAAAGATAGCGAAAAGCGGACAATACTGTTTCTCTGCCTTTCGGCTATTTCATTACTAGTCAGTTTCTTTGACATAGGATCGTTACCCGTTAATGCGGCATGGGTTGCCATCCTGCTTTGCGGCATTCCCATCGTGAAGGGAGCTATTGCCGGGCTTGTTACAGAGCTTGATATTAAGGCAGATGTATTGGTGTCAATTGCTCTCCTTGCTTCGGTTATGATTGGTGAAATATTTGCGGCTGGCGAAGTTGCCTTTATTATGACAATTGGCGCGTTTTTAGAAGAACGGACGGTTGCCAAAGCTCGGGCTGGAATTGAAAAGCTTGTTCATTTAACTCCTGCCACGGCAAGGGTTATTCTGAACGGAGAAGAAATCACTCTCCCCGCCGGGCAGGTCAATGTTAACGATATCCTACGTGTATTGGCAGGCGAAACAATTCCTGTGGACGGCATCATTATGAAAGGACAAACTTCCGTTGACCAGTCCGTGATGACAGGAGAATCTCTTCCTGTTGACAAAGGTGAAGGCGATGAGGTAAAGAGTGGAACCGTTAATCAGTTTGGAACCTTCGACATGCAGGCGCAAAAGGTTGGTGAGAATAGTTCACTGCAACGCATGATTCACCTTGTAGAATCAGCGGACGCTGGAAAAGCCAAAATTGTTGGAATAGCAGACCGATGGGCTACATGGATTGTGGTTATCGCCCTTGCTGCCGCCGCAATTACATGGGTTGCAACAGGCGAGATTATTCGCAGCGTTACCATTTTAGTTGTTTTTTGCCCTTGTGCGTTAGTATTAGCCACACCAACAGCAATCATGGCAGGTATCGGCAATGCCACAAAATACGGAATTCTTGTCAGTCAGGGAGACGCGCTGGAACGATTGGCAAACGTAACGCGTATCGCCTTTGACAAAACAGGTACGATTACATATGGTAAGCCAGCCGTCGTAAAGGTTCAAAGCTGTTCTTCTATGATGACCGATGAACAATTATTCCAGGTTGCCGCAGCTTTGGAGTTAAGGTCGGAGCATCCACTAGGAAAAGCGATTGTGGCAAGCTATAAAGATACATACGGGAAGCTGCCTGCTGATCCGGATTCGTTTCAGCTTTTGGCAGGGCGTGGTGTATCTGCTCTGGTAGACGGACATCCGTTTTTTGCCGGAAATGAAGCCCTTGTCAGGGCCAATGGTCTCACCATTCCTGACAGCTTGCTCGAGAGCGGGGAATACCTCAAATCTGAGGGAAGTACCATCATCTATGCTATGAATGAAGAGAATGTGTTTGGCCTGATTGCACTCTCCGATACGATTCGTCCCGATGCCGCCGAGGTCGTAAAAGCGATAGCAGCCGCTGGCGTAAACACCGTTTTGCTCACAGGCGACTCACCGCAAGCTGCTGATCACATAGCAAAAATCGCGGGAATTAGTGACATACAATCCGATTGCCTGCCGGAAGATAAGCTGAACGCAATCAGGCGATTTCAGGAAAACGGGGAGCTTGTCTGCATGGTTGGCGACGGGATCAATGATGCCCCCGCCTTAAAGACTGCCCAAGTCGGTATCGCAATGGGCGGCATAGGAAGCGATATTGCAATCGAAGCGGCGGATATTGCCCTTGTGGGTGATGATATACGGCAAATCCCGCACCTGCTGATGTTATCTAAAAAAATAATGCACACCATCAACTTGAATCTTGCGGCATCTATGATACTCAACTTTGTCGCAATCGCGCTGGCTATTACCGGAATTCTCAATCCTGTTGTAGGCGCTCTTGTTCACAATGTAGGTTCCGTTGCAGTTATTATCAATTCATCATTACTTTTGAAATGGAGGGAAAAATAG
- a CDS encoding nucleoside deaminase, with product MDYEIDVKNLKRCAEISRQSREAGNTPFGAILAGKDGSILLEQPNVEITEGKCTGHAETQVAERASQLYSKDILGECTLYTTAEPCAMCAGAIYWAGIGRVVYGMTEKDLLAHTGADPQNPTFDLPCREVFARGQKKIEVVGPFPELVEEIAEVHKGYWNN from the coding sequence ATGGATTACGAGATTGACGTGAAAAACTTAAAGCGTTGCGCGGAGATATCCCGCCAGTCAAGGGAAGCGGGCAACACCCCCTTTGGAGCAATTCTTGCAGGAAAGGATGGAAGCATTCTCCTGGAGCAGCCAAATGTTGAGATTACCGAAGGGAAATGTACGGGTCATGCTGAGACACAGGTAGCAGAGAGAGCATCTCAATTATATTCAAAAGATATTCTAGGGGAATGCACTCTTTATACAACGGCAGAACCATGCGCCATGTGTGCAGGAGCTATTTACTGGGCAGGTATCGGCAGGGTAGTGTACGGGATGACAGAGAAAGATCTGCTGGCACATACAGGCGCAGATCCTCAGAATCCTACGTTTGACCTGCCTTGTCGTGAAGTATTTGCAAGAGGACAGAAAAAGATTGAAGTTGTTGGACCATTTCCGGAGCTGGTAGAAGAGATAGCGGAAGTCCATAAGGGGTATTGGAATAATTAA